A genome region from Lucilia cuprina isolate Lc7/37 chromosome 3, ASM2204524v1, whole genome shotgun sequence includes the following:
- the LOC111685963 gene encoding uncharacterized protein LOC111685963 → MQQSTDFYLLSIICLLSFSTPPILTTTSPSLSSSLQFTDIQQSKNNEILLTPEESLNQKFADSPANHTEYVRAVRESIKEYELYRRRVKPSRVKRAAKRVCYGELGCFEDSGPFAYLEMLPSPPDEINTKFFFYSTKNRSDRPLMELPFLNMTEAFKKSKTYIEKRGANDTDIPDVTTKGPQATTLPPRKTTFRKTPITLDDLVGFDEMSVRIIVHGFGSACPHVWIYEMKTALMAVEDCIVICVDWENGATFPNYVRAATNTRLVGKQLAMLIKNLQEYKGLNLSRTHIIGFSLGAHVSGFAGAELPGLARITGLDPAGPLFEAQHPKVRLDNTDAEFVDVIHSNGENLILGGLGSWQPMGDVDFYPNGGRVQNGCSNLFVGAVTDFIWSAQTAEEEEGRSLCNHRRAYKFFIDSVAPRCLFPAFPCANYDDFLKGKCFPCAQDDEDLAEGVPRCGNMGYYADRSSGRGQLYLVTREEEPFCAHQFQLQIFNSFNDLPLRTIGRLEAILEGEGGLNETFKISEKDDSEFFAGDIVSKIIVPHPALGFPTTLSLNYKPYSGWLSKGLPHWDIDKVVLTDSYGRSYSLCKTNTKLSSGAPVRIKLKPGNCELDNQDEYGAFTSRPPTEIPDSTGQESVNLPESDAIETIKKRKNFLNLGTSFKLGDNQSYALDDSDDLPWQPILEGNSLDKEVVETSRSFSSQPEEIFEPVLNDKRLNVNRGRNLNEEIVEPLLKATTPRMKKGKEIKLPDPADEEKLPKPEIIKITTITKADRPKSNSEEQTITVQLFPFRLGELLQRAERYARETILPLISVQAPRFFGFNFSPNENNVKSETRKPRYIPRFEDSLSTNKTKNQTKSLNNKKAADLQTSETREQRNIFELLRPTTLATLPLENNDEPEVQETKNEVTYYTNVLLTNARSMKPEVAEYEPIFIDLPTFRPPKARKVRSASTIIRRTKP, encoded by the exons ATATTCAACAATCTAAAAACAACGAAATTCTATTAACACCCGAAGAATCACTTAATCAAAAATTCGCCGACAGCCCGGCAAATCATACAGAATATGTCAGAGCTGTAAGAGAATCGATAAAAGAATATGAGTTATATCGGAGAAGAGTTAAGCCTTCAAg AGTCAAACGTGCCGCCAAACGTGTCTGTTATGGCGAATTGGGTTGTTTTGAAGATTCTGGTCCATTTGCATACTTGGAAATGTTACCATCTCCTCCCGATGAAATCAATACAAAATTCTTTTTCTATTCGACTAAAAATAGATCAGATAGACCTTTAATGGAATTGCCCTTTCTCAACATGACCGAAGcttttaaaaagtcaaaaacttatATTGAGAAAAGAGGTGCAAATGATACAGACATACCAGATGTGACCACAAAAGGACCACAAGCTACTACATTACCTCCAAGGAAAACGACGTTTCGTAAAACTCCTATTACTCTGGATGATTTGGTGGGATTTGATGAAATGTCGGTGCGTATTATTGTGCATGGTTTTGGTTCAGCTTGTCCTCATGTGTGGATCTATGAAATGAAAACGGCTTTAATGGCAGTG gaAGATTGCATTGTTATATGTGTGGATTGGGAAAATGGTGCAACATTTCCCAACTATGTAAGAGCCGCCACTAACACCCGTTTAGTGGGTAAACAATTAGCCATGTTGATTAAGAATTTACAGGAATATAAAGGCTTGAATTTGTCTCGTACCCATATTATTGGTTTTAGTTTGGGTGCTCATGTCTCCGGTTTCGCCGGAGCTGAATTACCCGGCTTAGCACGCATAACTGGTTTAGATCCGGCTGGTCCTCTCTTTGAGGCTCAACATCCTAAAGTTCGTTTGGATAATACCGATGCCGAATTTGTCGATGTTATACACTCAAATGGTGAGAATTTGATTTTGGGTGGTTTGGGTTCTTGGCAGCCTATGGGCGATGTTGATTTTTATCCCAATGGTGGTAGAGTGCAAAATGGTTGCTCGAATTTATTTGTGGGAGCTGTTACGGATTTTATATGGT cgGCCCAAACTGCTGAAGAAGAAGAGGGGCGCTCATTGTGTAACCATCGTCGTGCCTACAAATTCTTTATCGATTCAGTAGCTCCTCGCTGTTTGTTCCCAGCATTCCCTTGTGCCAACTATGATGATTTCTTAAAGGGCAAATGTTTTCCCTGTGCTCAAGATGATGAAGATTTGGCGGAGGGTGTACCTCGCTGTGGCAATATGGGTTATTATGCTGATCGCTCTTCAGGTCGAGGGCAATTGTATTTGGTTACACGTGAGGAGGAACCATTTTGTGCACATCAATTCCAGTTGCAAATCTTTAATTCTTTCAACGATTTGCCCTTAAGAACAATAGGACGTTTGGAAGCTATTTTGGAGGGAGAAGGTGGACTgaatgaaacatttaaaatatcagA AAAAGACGACTCTGAATTCTTCGCTGGTGACATCGTTTCTAAAATCATTGTGCCTCATCCAGCTTTAGGATTTCCCACTACACTTAGTCTCAACTATAAACCCTATAGTGGTTGGCTATCGAAGGGTTTACCCCACTGGGATATCGACAAAGTTGTTTTAACCGATAGTTATGGCCGAAGTTATTCCTTGTGCAAAACTAATACGAAATTGTCATCGGGTGCTCCAGTACGCATAAAACTAAAGCCGGGTAATTGTGAATTAGATAATCAAGATGAATATGGTGCTTTCACCAGTAGACCACCCACTGAAATACCCGATTCTACGGGTCAGGAAAGTGTTAATTTACCGGAATCAGATGCTATAGAAACTATTaagaaaaggaaaaatttccttaatttaGGAACAAGTTTTAAATTGGGAGACAATCAGTCATATGCCTTAGATGATTCAGATGATTTACCCTGGCAACCCATTTTGGAAGGAAATTCATTAGACAAGGAGGTAGTAGAGACCAGCCGCAGTTTTTCCTCACAACCAGAGGAAATCTTTGAGCCGGTACTTAATGACAAAAGGTTAAATGTCAATAGAGGACGTAATTTAAATGAAGAGATTGTAGAACCTTTACTCAAAGCCACCACACCACGCATGAAAAAAggcaaagaaataaaattaccgGATCCTGCAGATGAAGAAAAACTTCCAAAAccggaaattataaaaataaccaCTATAACGAAAGCCGATAGACCAAAATCCAACTCGGAAGAACAAACTATTACGGTACAACTGTTTCCCTTCCGCTTGGGAGAACTTTTGCAACGGGCCGAACGTTATGCCAGAGAAACTATATTGCCTTTAATTTCAGTGCAAGCCCCAAGATTTTTCGGTTTTAATTTCTCGCCCAACGAGAATAATGTTAAAAGTGAAACCAGAAAACCACGCTATATACCTAGATTCGAAGATTCCCTtagtacaaataaaacaaaaaatcaaacaaaatctcTTAATAATAAGAAAGCAGCCGATTTGCAAACATCCGAAACTAGagaacaaagaaatattttcgaaTTATTAAGACCCACAACCTTGGCTACGCTACCGCTAGAAAATAACGACGAACCAGAGGTCCAAGAAACGAAAAATGAAGTTACTTACTATACGAATGTATTACTAACAAATGCACGCTCTATGAAACCAGAAGTGGCCGAATATGAACCGATATTCATAGATTTACCCACTTTTCGGCCACCCAAGGCCAGAAAAGTGCGTTCTGCTTCCACAATCATAAGAAGAACAAAACCttag
- the LOC111685967 gene encoding cAMP-specific 3',5'-cyclic phosphodiesterase-like isoform X2, which yields MMLNKNSPGSQSLPRVHSFFNMIPTILETELAMTVMEDRDSMFSIKSKSHGEDLIVTPFAQILASLRSVRNNLLSLTNVPATNKRPTQTSMGRSSTAGIQLNQGDEAYTRLATDTIEELDWCLDQLETIQTHRSVSDMASLKFKRMLNKELSHFSESSRSGNQISEYICSTFLDKQQEFDLPSMRFEENTDPNVPVPQLTQHQQQLQQRSRSPRGPPMSQISGVKRPLSHTNSFTGERLPTYGVETSHEAALGQHLAELDTWGIDIFKIGDLSNNRPLTCVAYTIFQSRELLTSLMIPPKNFLNFMTTLEDHYVKDNPFHNSLHAADVTQSTNVLLNTPALEGVFTPLEVGGALFAACIHDVDHPGLTNQFLVNSSSELALMYNDESVLENHHLAVAFKLLQNQGCDIFCNMQKKQRQTLRKMVIDIVLSTDMSKHMSLLADLKTMVETKKVAGSGVLLLDNYTDRIQVLENLVHCADLSNPTKPLPLYKRWVSLLMEEFFLQGDKERESGMDISPMCDRHNATIEKSQVGFIDYIVHPLWETWADLVHPDAQDILDTLEENRDYYQSMIPPSPPPSQADEQPANEDKIRFQVTLEESDQENLAELEEADETAAERGDDDVANNSLTTTGENKPSGSQNQSHHAGM from the exons atgatgctaaataaaaattcacCCGGCTCTCAGTCATTGCCTCGTGTTCATTCGTTTTTCAATATGATACCCACCATATTGGAAACAGAATTGGCCATGACAGTCATGGAGGATCGTGATagtatgttttcaataaaatctaaaag CCATGGCGAGGATCTCATTGTGACACCATTTGCCCAAATTTTAGCCAGTTTACGTTCTGTACGCAATAATTTATTAAGTCTGACAAATGTTCCAGCAACCAACAA GCGACCAACACAAACTTCAATGGGACGTTCCTCAACGGCGGGCATACAATTGAATCAGGGCGATGAGGCATACACTAGATTGGCCACCGATACAATAGAAGAATTAGACTGGTGTTTAGATCAGCTGGAAACAATACAAACACATCGCAGTGTATCCGATATGGCTTCACTAAAG TTCAAACGCATGCTTAATAAGGAATTATCTCACTTCAGTGAATCAAGTAGATCGGGAAATCAAATTTCAGAATACATTTGTTCAACATTTTTGG ATAAACAACAAGAATTTGACTTGCCCTCGATGCGTTTCGAAGAGAATACCGATCCAAATGTACCGGTACCACAATTAACACAACAtcaacagcaactacaacaacgCAGTCGTTCACCCAGAGGTCCACCCATGTCCCAAATATCTGGAGTTAAACGTCCACTTTCACATACAAACTCATTTACAGGCGAACGTTTACCCACATATGGTGTAGAGACATCACATGAGGCCGCATTGGGTCAACATTTGGCTGAATTGGATACCTGGGGTattgatatatttaaaataggCGATTTAAGCAACAATCGCCCACTCACCTGTGTAGCATACACAATATTTCAG AGTAGAGAATTATTGACCAGTCTTATGATACCaccgaaaaattttcttaattttatgacTACTCTGGAGGACCATTATGTTAAAGACAATCCGTTTCACAATTCACTACATGCGGCTGATGTAACACAAAGTactaatgttttattaaatactcCTGCACTTGAGGGTGTTTTTACGCCACTAGAAGTGGGCGGTGCTCTATTTGCAGCCTGTATTCACGATGTTGATCATCCTGGTCTAACTAATCAATTTTTAGTTAATTCAA GTTCCGAATTAGCCTTAATGTATAATGACGAATCTGTTTTGGAAAATCATCATTTAGCTGTTGCctttaaattattgcaaaatcaAGGATGTGATATATTCTGTAATATGCAAAA GAAACAACGccaaacattaagaaaaatggTTATTGATATTGTACTATCAACTGACATGTCCAAACATATGAGCCTTTTGGCCGATTTAAAAACTATGGTAGAAACGAAAAAGGTAGCAGGATCTGGTGTACTACTGCTGGACAATTACACAGATCGTATACAG GTTCTTGAAAATCTTGTCCATTGTGCCGATTTAAGTAATCCCACTAAACCCTTGCCACTCTACAAACGCTGGGTTAGTCTACTAATGGAAGAGTTCTTTTTGCAAGGCGATAAAGAACGTGAATCGGGCATGGATATTAGTCCAATGTGTGATCGTCATAATGCTACGATTGAAAAGTCGCAGGTCGGCTTTATTGATTATATTGTACATCCACTCTGGGAAACTTGGGCCGATTTGGTGCATCCAGATGCTCAAGATATATTAGATACGCTTGAAGAGAATAGAGACTATTATCAGAGTATGATACCACCATCACCACCACCATCACAGGCCGATGAACAGCCAGCTAACGAGGATAAAATAAGGTTTCAG GTAACCCTTGAAGAGTCCGATCAAGAAAATTTAGCTGAACTAGAAGAAGCTGATGAAACAGCGGCCGAACGAGGTGATGATGATGTCGCCAACAACTCCTTGACCACAACGGGTGAAAATAAACCGTCGGGGAGTCAAAATCAATCTCATCACGCTGGAATGTGA
- the LOC111685967 gene encoding cAMP-specific 3',5'-cyclic phosphodiesterase-like isoform X1 — MMLNKNSPGSQSLPRVHSFFNMIPTILETELAMTVMEDRDSMFSIKSKSHGEDLIVTPFAQILASLRSVRNNLLSLTNVPATNKSRRPTQTSMGRSSTAGIQLNQGDEAYTRLATDTIEELDWCLDQLETIQTHRSVSDMASLKFKRMLNKELSHFSESSRSGNQISEYICSTFLDKQQEFDLPSMRFEENTDPNVPVPQLTQHQQQLQQRSRSPRGPPMSQISGVKRPLSHTNSFTGERLPTYGVETSHEAALGQHLAELDTWGIDIFKIGDLSNNRPLTCVAYTIFQSRELLTSLMIPPKNFLNFMTTLEDHYVKDNPFHNSLHAADVTQSTNVLLNTPALEGVFTPLEVGGALFAACIHDVDHPGLTNQFLVNSSSELALMYNDESVLENHHLAVAFKLLQNQGCDIFCNMQKKQRQTLRKMVIDIVLSTDMSKHMSLLADLKTMVETKKVAGSGVLLLDNYTDRIQVLENLVHCADLSNPTKPLPLYKRWVSLLMEEFFLQGDKERESGMDISPMCDRHNATIEKSQVGFIDYIVHPLWETWADLVHPDAQDILDTLEENRDYYQSMIPPSPPPSQADEQPANEDKIRFQVTLEESDQENLAELEEADETAAERGDDDVANNSLTTTGENKPSGSQNQSHHAGM; from the exons atgatgctaaataaaaattcacCCGGCTCTCAGTCATTGCCTCGTGTTCATTCGTTTTTCAATATGATACCCACCATATTGGAAACAGAATTGGCCATGACAGTCATGGAGGATCGTGATagtatgttttcaataaaatctaaaag CCATGGCGAGGATCTCATTGTGACACCATTTGCCCAAATTTTAGCCAGTTTACGTTCTGTACGCAATAATTTATTAAGTCTGACAAATGTTCCAGCAACCAACAA ATCTAGGCGACCAACACAAACTTCAATGGGACGTTCCTCAACGGCGGGCATACAATTGAATCAGGGCGATGAGGCATACACTAGATTGGCCACCGATACAATAGAAGAATTAGACTGGTGTTTAGATCAGCTGGAAACAATACAAACACATCGCAGTGTATCCGATATGGCTTCACTAAAG TTCAAACGCATGCTTAATAAGGAATTATCTCACTTCAGTGAATCAAGTAGATCGGGAAATCAAATTTCAGAATACATTTGTTCAACATTTTTGG ATAAACAACAAGAATTTGACTTGCCCTCGATGCGTTTCGAAGAGAATACCGATCCAAATGTACCGGTACCACAATTAACACAACAtcaacagcaactacaacaacgCAGTCGTTCACCCAGAGGTCCACCCATGTCCCAAATATCTGGAGTTAAACGTCCACTTTCACATACAAACTCATTTACAGGCGAACGTTTACCCACATATGGTGTAGAGACATCACATGAGGCCGCATTGGGTCAACATTTGGCTGAATTGGATACCTGGGGTattgatatatttaaaataggCGATTTAAGCAACAATCGCCCACTCACCTGTGTAGCATACACAATATTTCAG AGTAGAGAATTATTGACCAGTCTTATGATACCaccgaaaaattttcttaattttatgacTACTCTGGAGGACCATTATGTTAAAGACAATCCGTTTCACAATTCACTACATGCGGCTGATGTAACACAAAGTactaatgttttattaaatactcCTGCACTTGAGGGTGTTTTTACGCCACTAGAAGTGGGCGGTGCTCTATTTGCAGCCTGTATTCACGATGTTGATCATCCTGGTCTAACTAATCAATTTTTAGTTAATTCAA GTTCCGAATTAGCCTTAATGTATAATGACGAATCTGTTTTGGAAAATCATCATTTAGCTGTTGCctttaaattattgcaaaatcaAGGATGTGATATATTCTGTAATATGCAAAA GAAACAACGccaaacattaagaaaaatggTTATTGATATTGTACTATCAACTGACATGTCCAAACATATGAGCCTTTTGGCCGATTTAAAAACTATGGTAGAAACGAAAAAGGTAGCAGGATCTGGTGTACTACTGCTGGACAATTACACAGATCGTATACAG GTTCTTGAAAATCTTGTCCATTGTGCCGATTTAAGTAATCCCACTAAACCCTTGCCACTCTACAAACGCTGGGTTAGTCTACTAATGGAAGAGTTCTTTTTGCAAGGCGATAAAGAACGTGAATCGGGCATGGATATTAGTCCAATGTGTGATCGTCATAATGCTACGATTGAAAAGTCGCAGGTCGGCTTTATTGATTATATTGTACATCCACTCTGGGAAACTTGGGCCGATTTGGTGCATCCAGATGCTCAAGATATATTAGATACGCTTGAAGAGAATAGAGACTATTATCAGAGTATGATACCACCATCACCACCACCATCACAGGCCGATGAACAGCCAGCTAACGAGGATAAAATAAGGTTTCAG GTAACCCTTGAAGAGTCCGATCAAGAAAATTTAGCTGAACTAGAAGAAGCTGATGAAACAGCGGCCGAACGAGGTGATGATGATGTCGCCAACAACTCCTTGACCACAACGGGTGAAAATAAACCGTCGGGGAGTCAAAATCAATCTCATCACGCTGGAATGTGA